From the genome of Desulfatiglans sp., one region includes:
- a CDS encoding MFS transporter codes for MTNQDFKSPDTIWNHNFICILMTSFMLGIAHFSVNPLVASYALHLGASAYVMGLISGLFFAVALAMRPVSGPVLTIFDKRKLMILVFTIGGVVNIGYAIFDSISAFIVCRLIHGLQYALVGSLTMTLAGESLPREKLASGMGIYGLSGSLSMAVAPSIGLYVLHFGTNLKDESFGFTCVFLFTMIILFLGIIPAYCLKPDKKTKEEILSTGAWYKNIASVHTIPIAIVMFFIFICWSLYNVYIVEYAKELGITGISAFFTVLAIVLMIIRPFSGWITDRLGLAKVLPPALILFAASFIIIGTGKTIGQLLFGGVIAAIGFGSFQPALYSMCILSETPLKRSVASNTLYIGIDLGLFTGPLFGSVVYEMYNYSAMFKTGAFIAIMALIVFMLLLPAYYKRRRVLESMEINRK; via the coding sequence TTGACAAATCAGGATTTTAAATCACCCGACACCATCTGGAACCACAATTTTATATGCATATTAATGACCTCTTTTATGCTGGGCATTGCCCATTTTTCAGTAAACCCGCTTGTAGCATCCTATGCGCTTCACCTGGGGGCAAGCGCCTATGTAATGGGCCTGATCTCCGGCCTCTTTTTTGCTGTAGCGCTCGCAATGAGACCTGTTTCAGGCCCTGTGCTCACAATATTTGATAAGCGTAAACTGATGATACTGGTATTTACTATCGGTGGTGTTGTTAATATCGGCTATGCCATATTTGACAGTATTTCTGCTTTTATTGTTTGCAGGCTGATCCATGGCCTGCAATACGCCCTTGTCGGTTCTCTTACAATGACCCTTGCCGGTGAAAGCCTGCCAAGAGAAAAACTGGCCTCAGGCATGGGGATATATGGCCTGAGCGGATCATTATCCATGGCTGTTGCCCCGTCCATCGGTCTTTATGTACTCCATTTCGGGACAAACCTAAAGGATGAAAGCTTTGGCTTCACCTGTGTTTTTCTATTTACAATGATAATACTCTTTCTGGGCATTATCCCTGCCTATTGCCTTAAACCTGATAAAAAGACAAAGGAAGAAATATTAAGCACAGGGGCATGGTACAAAAATATCGCCTCAGTGCATACAATACCAATCGCAATAGTCATGTTTTTTATCTTTATCTGCTGGTCACTTTATAACGTGTACATTGTTGAGTATGCCAAGGAACTAGGGATTACAGGGATAAGCGCATTTTTTACTGTGCTTGCAATAGTTCTCATGATCATTAGGCCATTCAGCGGGTGGATAACTGACAGGCTCGGTCTGGCAAAGGTACTCCCCCCTGCCCTTATTTTATTTGCCGCATCCTTTATTATAATCGGCACAGGAAAAACAATCGGGCAACTGCTTTTTGGCGGTGTTATTGCGGCTATCGGTTTCGGGTCATTCCAGCCAGCACTCTATTCCATGTGCATACTCTCTGAAACACCTTTAAAGAGAAGTGTGGCAAGCAATACACTTTATATCGGTATTGATCTGGGCCTGTTTACAGGGCCGCTTTTTGGCAGTGTTGTGTATGAGATGTACAATTACTCTGCCATGTTCAAGACAGGCGCATTTATAGCAATCATGGCCCTGATAGTCTTTATGCTTCTACTTCCGGCCTATTACAAGAGACGCAGGGTTTTGGAATCAATGGAAATAAACCGGAAGTAA
- a CDS encoding TOBE domain-containing protein, with translation MKYGARNALTAKVKSIKKGDVMSLIKFKVNKPSEMGSVITTESLEDLDLKVGDEVQLIIKAIHVMPVKE, from the coding sequence ATGAAATACGGCGCAAGAAATGCCCTTACAGCAAAGGTGAAATCCATAAAAAAGGGTGATGTGATGTCACTTATTAAATTCAAGGTGAACAAACCCTCAGAGATGGGATCAGTAATCACCACAGAATCCTTAGAGGATCTTGATCTCAAGGTTGGAGATGAGGTGCAGCTCATTATCAAGGCAATCCATGTAATGCCGGTAAAAGAATAA
- a CDS encoding tetratricopeptide repeat protein translates to MPVIDLFTFGNTFWIGLANHLWQSTLFAIVAWLIIMFLKKNRARIRYWVWFSVSIKFLIPFSLIASLGTMITPEWMKSHVQIPPEWRVIHTINQPLNPQDLRVISSAAGTKDKKPSLDSVDASSSSDRIPAIIISIWICGSFALLLSWHKRDMHVSRMARKAEPIDNYRIEAFLRMKQRHRISNNVHLASSDDLMEPGVYGIFRPVLLLPSGIMKHINDSELETIFLHEFEHIRCKDNLIALIHMLVHALFWFHPVVWWTGSRLVFERELACDEAVLGAVKNPRVYAEGIIKVCETYFKSPMVCVSGVIGSNLKKRMEGIMKNQIGNKLGIFKKLFLSAAGISILGVPLLTGIINTTPSQAYSSNVDQNNINVDETRSSNVVQRLNMVKETGLETNNEPVSSSVTSDKVIKPLSKSFKTVMNKSSREENIVLAQNVSPEKSSTGSAEYISQGVSFLKQGKVEDAITQFNRAIDLDPGKAVAYAARGSAYFRLEKLDNAISDYNRAIEINPDLEVAYQGRGSVYYRQGQFDNAISDYTRVIKINPGLVNAYIDRGNIYQEQGRFDEAISDFSKVLEMKPGEAITYYLRGNAYYQKNQFDNAISDYSKVVEFDPKFAVAYQNRGTAYQFKGEYQKAISDYDKAIELMPDNPLSYASRGNAYFMLDRLHNASSDYNKAVELDPEMGNVQDVKNIECRRVAFLGSKFKEKICLTKSQWAENKKFSMPNNKFITQEEIFNNYEAGVSFGQY, encoded by the coding sequence TCTGGTTTTCTGTATCTATCAAGTTTCTGATACCATTTTCCCTTATAGCAAGCCTTGGAACGATGATAACCCCTGAGTGGATGAAGTCGCATGTTCAGATCCCTCCTGAGTGGAGAGTGATTCATACTATTAATCAGCCGTTAAATCCCCAGGATCTGAGAGTGATTTCTTCTGCTGCAGGCACAAAAGATAAGAAGCCATCGTTAGATAGTGTAGATGCTTCATCTTCATCAGACAGGATACCAGCAATAATAATATCCATATGGATATGTGGTTCCTTTGCATTGCTTTTAAGCTGGCACAAAAGGGATATGCACGTTTCCAGGATGGCACGTAAGGCAGAGCCGATTGATAATTATCGAATTGAAGCTTTCCTCAGGATGAAACAGAGACACCGCATATCGAACAATGTTCACCTTGCATCTTCCGATGATTTGATGGAACCCGGTGTTTACGGCATTTTTCGCCCCGTATTGCTGCTGCCCTCAGGGATTATGAAACACATTAATGACTCTGAACTTGAAACAATTTTTTTACATGAATTCGAGCATATCCGGTGTAAAGATAATCTGATAGCCTTAATACACATGCTTGTGCACGCGCTGTTCTGGTTCCATCCGGTTGTGTGGTGGACAGGTTCACGACTTGTTTTTGAACGTGAACTTGCCTGTGATGAAGCGGTATTGGGGGCGGTCAAAAATCCACGTGTATATGCAGAAGGCATTATTAAGGTCTGTGAAACTTATTTCAAGTCTCCAATGGTATGTGTCTCGGGTGTTATAGGATCAAACTTAAAAAAACGTATGGAGGGTATTATGAAAAATCAAATCGGTAACAAGCTTGGTATTTTTAAAAAACTTTTTCTATCTGCAGCAGGGATATCAATTCTGGGTGTACCTCTATTAACAGGGATAATAAATACTACTCCCAGTCAGGCCTATTCCTCTAACGTTGATCAAAATAATATCAACGTTGATGAAACCAGGTCTTCTAATGTGGTACAAAGACTTAATATGGTAAAGGAAACAGGTCTTGAAACAAACAATGAACCGGTAAGTTCCAGTGTAACCTCCGATAAAGTAATAAAACCCCTTTCCAAATCCTTTAAGACTGTTATGAATAAATCATCCCGTGAAGAAAACATTGTGCTGGCGCAAAATGTATCCCCTGAAAAATCATCTACGGGTTCAGCAGAATACATCTCCCAGGGTGTTTCCTTTTTGAAACAGGGGAAGGTTGAAGATGCCATCACTCAATTTAACAGGGCCATAGATCTTGACCCTGGGAAGGCTGTTGCCTATGCTGCGCGCGGCAGCGCATATTTCAGGCTTGAGAAGCTTGATAATGCTATTTCTGACTACAATAGGGCAATAGAGATAAATCCGGATCTTGAAGTGGCTTACCAGGGCCGTGGCAGTGTATATTATCGCCAGGGGCAGTTTGATAATGCCATCTCTGATTACACGAGGGTCATAAAGATAAATCCGGGTCTTGTAAATGCCTATATAGACCGTGGAAATATTTATCAGGAGCAGGGGAGGTTTGATGAAGCAATATCCGATTTCAGCAAGGTTTTGGAAATGAAGCCTGGAGAAGCTATTACATATTACCTGAGAGGAAATGCATATTATCAGAAGAATCAGTTTGATAATGCCATCTCCGATTACAGTAAAGTTGTAGAATTTGATCCAAAGTTTGCAGTTGCCTACCAGAACCGTGGTACTGCATATCAATTTAAAGGTGAATATCAAAAGGCCATCTCGGACTATGATAAGGCCATAGAGCTTATGCCCGATAATCCTTTATCTTATGCATCCAGGGGAAATGCCTATTTTATGTTGGACAGACTCCATAATGCCTCCTCTGACTACAATAAGGCCGTTGAACTTGATCCGGAAATGGGTAATGTACAGGATGTAAAAAATATAGAATGCCGCAGGGTAGCTTTTTTAGGATCAAAATTTAAAGAGAAGATTTGCCTGACAAAATCGCAGTGGGCTGAGAATAAGAAGTTCAGTATGCCAAATAATAAATTTATAACCCAGGAGGAGATATTTAATAATTATGAAGCAGGGGTATCTTTTGGGCAATATTAA